A stretch of Terriglobia bacterium DNA encodes these proteins:
- a CDS encoding tetratricopeptide repeat protein — protein MLNRRERLAASLTIIFALWHGQSLLLHAQDKPSDPITHKIGWEISTGHIESALADARRAVQEFPDSAVLMHLLAVAQSKNGLQEEARESFNKSIRLDPTIPQNYYDLALLDMQVNDYDEAVRMLQNFLNVSPRDAKAHLMLGIAYRERGDDAPAIQQLKQALEISPGLPLVHYNLGKIHASQGDNKAALSEYREELGVNPKFYDVYWSAGDAELAEQDLDSAEALYRRGTEIKPLASQAYYGLARVFEARKQWSRAEAELKKVIAMAPDDVDAHAMLAGVYNQQGKPLEAKREELVVATLKSQANPPEEAPAPSQ, from the coding sequence ATGCTTAACCGGCGGGAGCGCCTCGCGGCATCGCTCACAATTATCTTTGCTTTGTGGCACGGTCAGTCACTGCTGCTCCACGCGCAGGATAAACCCTCAGACCCCATCACCCACAAAATCGGTTGGGAAATTTCAACCGGCCACATCGAGTCTGCGTTGGCGGATGCACGCCGGGCGGTCCAGGAATTTCCGGATTCAGCCGTCCTCATGCACCTGCTGGCGGTGGCTCAGTCAAAAAACGGGCTACAGGAAGAGGCCCGCGAGAGCTTCAACAAATCGATCCGGCTTGATCCCACCATACCCCAGAACTACTACGACCTCGCTCTGCTCGACATGCAAGTCAATGATTACGACGAAGCCGTGCGAATGCTTCAGAACTTCCTCAACGTCAGCCCCCGCGATGCCAAAGCTCACCTGATGCTGGGTATTGCCTACCGGGAACGAGGCGATGATGCGCCCGCGATCCAGCAACTGAAGCAGGCGCTCGAGATTTCGCCGGGCCTGCCTCTGGTTCATTACAACCTGGGAAAAATCCATGCCAGCCAGGGCGACAACAAGGCAGCTCTCAGCGAGTACCGGGAAGAATTGGGCGTCAATCCAAAATTCTACGATGTCTACTGGAGCGCCGGTGACGCCGAGCTGGCGGAACAGGACCTTGATTCGGCGGAAGCGCTCTATCGCCGCGGGACCGAAATCAAGCCGCTCGCTTCCCAGGCCTACTACGGGCTGGCCAGGGTCTTCGAGGCGCGTAAGCAATGGTCCAGGGCCGAGGCGGAGCTCAAAAAGGTCATCGCTATGGCGCCCGATGATGTTGACGCTCACGCCATGCTGGCCGGCGTCTATAACCAGCAGGGGAAACCGCTGGAAGCCAAAAGAGAAGAACTGGTGGTGGCAACGCTCAAGAGCCAGGCAAATCCGCCGGAAGAAGCCCCTGCGCCATCGCAGTGA
- a CDS encoding MFS transporter, whose protein sequence is MTILNFKPASYNRFLKLVAGLGGLLYGIDVGIIAAALPYLEATSGLTAGQISFVVAAVLLGTVISTLFAGVLADGIGRKRLMILSGGLFAASIPIIALSQSYELLIIGRLCQGISAGLIGVVVPLYLAECLAPEDRGQGTAMFQWLLTIGIVAAASIGMYFSFRVDEVAKLGNPQILFTYKDYAWRSIFWVSLPPGLLFVLGGFLVAESPRWLVRRGQLQLALDALLRSRTPDNAKLELEEMERNQAAESAKAEGKRAGESLLQRKYVLPFILACVILALNQTTGINSIIGYNTAILIQSGLSDVAAHWGYILFTVVQALGTVIGMVLVDRKGRTFLLSLGTAGIVVALCATAFLFHRSERNRVDVSQAVQATVAGKSTLSVHYTPELQQEWLKEAGDTRLAGLPTTLTIIYSYGDFSAVTPAMASNQPLATPVQLSRGDCVPGNKVVAFFSNPVGNLEQAQTAPLRIEHALITPLPARGHGWLVALTLFIFATFYALGPGICVWLALSELMPTRIRSNGMSIALVINEAVATFLAAIFLPAVGRYGYTTMFLIFAGFTVFYFITVTFFLPETKGKTLEEIEAFFSKAEAGA, encoded by the coding sequence ATGACAATACTCAATTTCAAGCCGGCGAGCTACAACCGCTTCCTGAAGCTCGTGGCAGGTCTGGGCGGGCTGCTCTACGGCATTGACGTGGGCATCATCGCCGCCGCCCTCCCTTACTTGGAAGCCACTTCGGGACTGACCGCGGGGCAGATTTCCTTTGTCGTTGCCGCCGTGCTGCTGGGCACCGTGATCTCCACCCTGTTCGCCGGAGTGCTGGCGGATGGCATCGGCCGTAAGCGCCTGATGATCCTGAGCGGGGGGCTGTTTGCCGCCAGCATTCCCATCATTGCGCTCTCGCAGAGCTATGAGTTGCTCATCATTGGCCGGTTGTGCCAGGGCATCAGCGCCGGGTTGATCGGCGTCGTTGTCCCTTTGTATCTTGCCGAGTGTCTGGCGCCGGAAGACCGTGGCCAGGGCACGGCCATGTTCCAATGGCTGCTCACCATCGGCATCGTGGCGGCGGCCAGCATCGGTATGTACTTCAGCTTCCGCGTTGACGAGGTAGCCAAGCTGGGCAATCCGCAGATACTGTTCACCTATAAGGATTACGCCTGGCGCAGCATCTTCTGGGTTTCACTGCCGCCGGGACTCCTCTTCGTGCTGGGCGGCTTTCTTGTGGCGGAGTCGCCGCGCTGGCTTGTCCGGCGGGGGCAATTGCAGCTTGCCCTGGATGCGCTCCTGCGTTCGCGGACTCCGGACAATGCGAAGCTGGAACTGGAGGAGATGGAACGAAATCAGGCCGCGGAGAGCGCGAAAGCCGAAGGCAAGCGTGCTGGCGAAAGCCTGTTGCAACGCAAATACGTGCTTCCTTTTATCCTGGCCTGCGTCATTCTGGCCCTGAACCAGACAACCGGCATCAATTCGATCATCGGGTACAACACCGCCATTCTGATCCAAAGCGGCTTGTCGGACGTGGCGGCGCACTGGGGGTACATCCTGTTCACCGTAGTTCAGGCCCTGGGTACGGTTATCGGTATGGTGCTTGTGGACCGCAAAGGGCGTACTTTCCTGCTTTCGCTCGGTACCGCCGGGATCGTCGTGGCCCTTTGCGCGACGGCCTTCCTGTTCCACCGCAGTGAACGGAACCGTGTGGACGTGAGCCAGGCAGTCCAGGCCACGGTAGCTGGCAAATCAACTTTGAGCGTGCATTACACGCCGGAACTTCAGCAGGAATGGCTGAAGGAAGCTGGCGACACTCGGCTGGCCGGGCTGCCGACAACGCTCACCATCATTTATTCATACGGAGATTTCAGTGCCGTGACGCCCGCCATGGCCTCCAATCAACCGCTGGCGACACCGGTGCAGTTGAGCCGTGGAGACTGCGTGCCCGGAAACAAAGTGGTGGCCTTTTTCTCCAACCCCGTTGGCAATCTCGAACAGGCCCAAACGGCTCCGTTGCGCATTGAGCATGCCCTGATCACCCCGTTGCCCGCCCGCGGACATGGCTGGCTTGTAGCCTTGACGCTGTTCATTTTTGCCACATTTTACGCTCTCGGACCCGGCATCTGCGTCTGGCTGGCTTTGTCCGAACTCATGCCGACCCGTATCCGCTCAAACGGCATGAGCATCGCGCTGGTCATCAATGAAGCAGTTGCCACGTTCCTGGCAGCCATCTTTCTGCCCGCGGTGGGCCGTTATGGCTATACCACAATGTTCTTGATTTTCGCCGGCTTCACCGTCTTCTACTTCATCACGGTGACTTTCTTCCTCCCTGAAACCAAGGGTAAAACTCTGGAGGAAATCGAGGCCTTCTTTTCGAAGGCGGAAGCCGGAGCCTGA
- a CDS encoding DUF6600 domain-containing protein: MRVHKIKFAAGVIVATLALAGLPLFGQAQSQTSTGVARVSLIKGDVSMERGDANEWVAVTVNTPLVPGDTIATGPGSHAEVQLDYSNVLRLADNAEVKIADLNDSRIQLQVARGTVDLAVFKDNQATSEIDTPNVAVQPLQAGTYRIDVNSNELSLITVRDGQAQISTPQGSTNINAGQQITVEGAQNPQYQIADARPLDDWDNWNRDRNGVINSAQNYSHVNRYYTGAQDLDANGRWTYVPGYDWCWTPYVNAGWVPYSNGRWVWEPYYGWTWVSYDPWGWAPYHYGRWFFYGSSWCWWPGYVTPFYRPLWAPAYVSFFGFGYGRYHFSFGFGYGYRSIGWCPLGPRDEFHRWWGHGRDRSFTAINITNINNINNFYGRGGNGGRGHGRGGYGGSNLSVIQNNIHVRRAVVTMPSDRFGREAVPRNHQVVSTAMLRGASVVHGTLPVVPTRESLRVVNRGANVSAATRARANDTHFYTRQTVATPNSNRSFNNQSASIRRMVETHNVQAPGANRQAANNGADRGFQMSRPTGPQGQGNSARQSPAPVIRGNQQGRENGRPGGAGSMQASQPGMRRFGPSAPAEQARGNQARQNSAPVARENPQQRQNINPGNGRNAQPSQSSFRHFGTGAPSAQPRGNEVRQNSAPVVRGNPQQRQNVAPQSGQPQTNWRRFSGVAPSSPSQAPNRNTQGLNQRDNQAPRSEPSNSRFRSFTPQPAPQSAPQNQQRFNNNSRTMPQSNNGNSAGWNRFQPQREAPAERGGGGFYNNGASNRGYSQPRNENRPGYSSPGAYSRPPLQLNKPIVSEPRSRSYGGFEGGSRPTYQQHSAPSYHGNSGGGNRGSYSAPSHSSGGGGGGGHSSGGGGGHSGGGGGGGGGHSGGGGGGGPHRR, from the coding sequence ATGAGAGTACACAAGATCAAGTTCGCGGCAGGCGTCATCGTAGCAACGCTGGCACTGGCCGGCCTCCCCTTGTTTGGCCAGGCTCAATCGCAAACCTCCACTGGCGTCGCACGCGTCAGTCTGATCAAAGGCGACGTTTCAATGGAGCGTGGCGATGCGAACGAGTGGGTGGCCGTAACAGTAAACACACCGCTGGTTCCGGGCGATACGATTGCCACCGGTCCCGGCTCGCACGCCGAGGTGCAGCTTGACTACTCGAACGTACTGCGGCTGGCGGACAACGCCGAAGTCAAAATTGCCGACCTGAATGATTCGCGCATTCAGCTCCAGGTGGCGCGAGGCACTGTGGACCTGGCGGTATTCAAAGACAACCAGGCAACCTCTGAGATTGACACTCCGAATGTGGCCGTTCAGCCGTTGCAGGCAGGCACCTATCGCATCGACGTCAACTCGAATGAACTCTCATTGATTACGGTCCGCGACGGCCAGGCGCAGATTTCCACCCCGCAGGGATCGACCAACATCAATGCGGGCCAGCAGATCACGGTCGAGGGCGCCCAGAATCCGCAATATCAGATTGCGGATGCGCGCCCGCTTGACGACTGGGACAACTGGAACCGCGATCGGAATGGCGTGATCAACAGCGCGCAAAACTACAGTCACGTAAACCGTTACTACACCGGCGCGCAGGACCTGGACGCAAATGGCCGCTGGACTTACGTTCCCGGATACGATTGGTGCTGGACGCCCTATGTGAACGCCGGCTGGGTGCCGTACAGCAACGGGCGCTGGGTGTGGGAACCATACTACGGTTGGACCTGGGTTTCCTATGATCCGTGGGGCTGGGCGCCTTATCACTATGGCCGCTGGTTCTTCTATGGCAGCAGTTGGTGCTGGTGGCCGGGTTATGTGACGCCCTTCTACCGCCCGCTGTGGGCGCCCGCTTACGTGTCCTTTTTCGGCTTCGGGTATGGCCGCTACCACTTCTCATTTGGTTTTGGATATGGGTACCGGTCAATCGGCTGGTGTCCGCTTGGCCCTCGTGACGAGTTCCATCGGTGGTGGGGGCACGGACGGGACCGCTCTTTCACTGCCATCAATATCACTAACATCAATAACATTAACAATTTTTACGGCCGGGGCGGCAACGGAGGACGCGGCCACGGACGGGGAGGCTACGGCGGCTCGAACCTCTCGGTGATACAGAACAATATCCACGTTCGCCGGGCGGTTGTCACGATGCCCTCAGACAGGTTCGGGCGCGAGGCCGTACCGCGCAACCACCAGGTTGTGAGTACGGCCATGCTGCGGGGCGCCAGCGTTGTTCACGGCACGCTGCCTGTGGTGCCCACACGCGAAAGCCTGCGTGTGGTAAACCGCGGGGCAAATGTTTCAGCGGCGACCAGGGCTCGGGCCAACGACACCCATTTTTATACTCGGCAGACGGTGGCAACACCCAACAGCAATCGCTCGTTCAACAACCAGTCGGCTTCCATCCGCCGCATGGTAGAAACCCACAACGTCCAGGCGCCTGGCGCTAACCGGCAGGCGGCCAACAACGGTGCCGACCGGGGATTCCAGATGTCTCGTCCGACCGGACCGCAGGGCCAGGGCAATTCGGCACGGCAGAGTCCAGCCCCGGTGATTCGCGGAAACCAGCAAGGACGGGAAAACGGCAGGCCAGGGGGCGCAGGCAGCATGCAGGCAAGCCAGCCCGGCATGCGCCGCTTCGGCCCCAGTGCGCCCGCAGAGCAGGCGCGCGGCAACCAGGCTCGCCAGAACTCAGCGCCGGTAGCCAGGGAGAATCCACAGCAGCGGCAGAATATCAATCCCGGAAACGGGCGCAACGCTCAGCCCAGCCAGTCCAGCTTCCGTCACTTCGGGACTGGGGCGCCCTCGGCACAACCGCGCGGCAACGAAGTGCGCCAGAACTCCGCGCCCGTTGTTCGCGGCAATCCGCAGCAGCGGCAGAATGTTGCGCCGCAATCCGGGCAGCCGCAGACCAACTGGCGGCGGTTTTCCGGCGTAGCGCCATCGTCGCCCAGCCAGGCGCCGAACCGAAACACGCAGGGCTTGAACCAACGCGATAATCAGGCGCCGCGCAGCGAGCCGAGCAACAGCCGGTTTCGGAGCTTTACCCCACAGCCGGCGCCGCAGTCTGCTCCACAGAACCAGCAGCGCTTCAATAACAACTCGCGGACCATGCCTCAGAGCAACAATGGGAACTCCGCCGGGTGGAACCGCTTTCAACCGCAACGGGAAGCTCCGGCGGAGCGCGGTGGTGGTGGTTTTTACAACAACGGGGCGTCGAACCGCGGATATTCGCAACCCAGGAACGAGAATCGCCCAGGCTACAGCAGCCCTGGCGCTTATTCACGCCCGCCGTTGCAGTTGAACAAGCCGATCGTCAGCGAACCTCGTTCCCGCTCTTATGGCGGATTCGAAGGTGGCTCCAGGCCGACCTATCAACAACACTCCGCCCCGAGCTATCACGGGAACTCCGGTGGGGGCAATCGGGGTTCGTATTCGGCGCCTTCGCACAGTTCCGGGGGAGGCGGTGGCGGTGGGCATAGCAGCGGCGGCGGTGGTGGGCATAGTGGCGGAGGAGGCGGCGGCGGTGGTGGACATAGCGGTGGCGGGGGTGGCGGCGGGCCCCATCGGCGCTGA
- a CDS encoding sigma-54 dependent transcriptional regulator produces MPTILIVEDEPKMLRLLELNLADDGYTTRTATTAENGLKILASDKIDLVLSDVKLPGMNGLEFLQAVKRANAAIPVVVMTAYGTVETAVEAMKDGASDFALKPFSIEEIKLIVRKELEVTRLHEENRQLKEALGRRYQFDNIVANSPGMQEVLATVEQVAPTNATVLLGGESGVGKDMIARAIHQHSRRVNGPFIKINCTAIPENLLESELFGYEKGAFTGAVAAKPGKFELADKGTIFLDEIGDMPGSLQVKLLRVLQEREFERLGGTKTIKVDVRVIAATNQDLRAALEQGTFREDLYYRLNVVPISIPPLRDHKEDIPYLVDHFVRRFADSSGKQIEGITPEAMRLLVDFHWPGNVRELENIIERAIVMAGGPRIDVGDIRLDIARPSGSVAGLDAPAVAADGSALPLLPEGLTLEQFEDKLIQEALQRAGGNKSQAARLLGLSRNALRYRLSKIGVPDEPES; encoded by the coding sequence ATGCCAACCATTCTGATTGTCGAAGACGAGCCGAAAATGCTGCGCCTGCTGGAGCTGAACCTGGCTGACGACGGTTACACGACCCGCACCGCCACCACCGCCGAAAATGGCCTGAAGATTCTCGCCAGCGACAAAATTGACCTGGTCCTCAGCGACGTGAAACTCCCAGGGATGAATGGACTGGAATTTCTGCAGGCAGTGAAGCGTGCCAACGCGGCAATTCCCGTGGTCGTGATGACCGCTTACGGTACAGTTGAAACCGCCGTGGAAGCAATGAAGGACGGCGCCAGCGACTTCGCGCTCAAGCCGTTTTCCATCGAAGAAATCAAGCTGATTGTCCGCAAGGAACTTGAGGTGACGCGGCTGCATGAAGAAAACCGCCAACTGAAGGAGGCGCTCGGCCGGCGGTACCAGTTTGACAACATTGTAGCGAACAGCCCCGGGATGCAGGAGGTGCTGGCCACGGTGGAGCAGGTGGCGCCCACCAATGCTACGGTGCTGCTGGGCGGCGAAAGCGGAGTGGGAAAGGACATGATCGCCCGCGCCATCCACCAGCATTCACGCCGTGTGAACGGCCCGTTCATCAAGATCAACTGTACGGCCATTCCGGAAAACCTCCTGGAAAGCGAGCTTTTCGGCTATGAGAAAGGCGCCTTCACCGGCGCCGTCGCCGCAAAACCCGGCAAATTCGAACTGGCCGACAAGGGCACCATATTCCTGGACGAGATCGGCGACATGCCGGGCAGCCTTCAGGTCAAGCTGCTTCGCGTCCTGCAGGAACGCGAGTTTGAACGCCTGGGAGGAACCAAAACAATCAAGGTGGATGTGCGCGTGATTGCGGCCACTAATCAGGACCTCCGCGCCGCGCTTGAACAGGGGACCTTCCGGGAGGACCTCTATTACCGGCTTAACGTGGTGCCCATCTCTATCCCGCCATTACGCGACCATAAGGAAGACATTCCTTATCTCGTCGATCACTTCGTCAGGCGCTTTGCGGATAGCTCCGGGAAGCAGATCGAAGGTATCACGCCCGAGGCCATGCGGCTGCTGGTGGATTTCCATTGGCCTGGGAACGTGCGGGAGCTCGAGAACATCATCGAGCGCGCGATCGTGATGGCCGGCGGACCCAGGATCGATGTGGGAGATATTCGGCTCGATATTGCCAGGCCTTCCGGAAGCGTCGCCGGTCTCGATGCTCCAGCCGTGGCCGCAGACGGCTCCGCGCTGCCGCTGCTTCCGGAGGGTCTGACGCTCGAACAGTTTGAAGACAAGCTGATCCAGGAAGCATTGCAGCGCGCCGGCGGCAACAAGAGCCAGGCCGCCCGGCTCCTTGGGCTCTCGCGCAACGCACTGCGCTATCGCCTATCCAAAATCGGCGTCCCAGACGAACCGGAATCGTGA
- a CDS encoding ATP-binding protein encodes MSEQRRMKFAWMDVLLLVFLASLAVLFPVSEIHAQIILVAIGLFQVFERSFIGWAGRQGEAYSIIIMIGLSSLLIWHTGGINSSYYLIYYVPVVTAAMYSGPWGTLGWTALSSAAYCSFLIPALQVYRITVSGVKELAIRNLFFFLAAMLVNRFVMESRLQAERYRQVADQLRETNKQLEQVQAEARRSERLAALGQLSAGLAHEIRNPLGVIKGSAETLGRKLPTADPVARELAEYISSEVNRLNSLVSRFLSFAKPLELKKQPEDISQIVEHALKAAQERWPGSTVQVERDYSSGLPAVPADAELAEQVFKNLVFNAYEAMEPTGGTLRVEVSKEFSDGRRGVEIAFSDTGPGVPQELREQIFNPFFTTKSNGVGLGLSIVSKIVDDHGGWIRVEPGRESGACFRVFLPAE; translated from the coding sequence ATGTCTGAACAACGCCGGATGAAATTTGCCTGGATGGACGTACTGCTGCTGGTCTTTCTGGCCAGTCTCGCAGTGCTCTTCCCGGTTTCTGAAATCCATGCGCAGATCATCCTGGTCGCCATCGGATTGTTCCAGGTTTTTGAGCGGAGCTTTATTGGCTGGGCGGGGCGGCAAGGCGAGGCGTACAGCATCATCATCATGATTGGACTCTCCTCGCTGCTGATTTGGCACACGGGCGGCATCAATTCAAGCTATTACCTGATTTATTACGTGCCCGTGGTCACGGCGGCGATGTACTCCGGTCCCTGGGGAACGCTGGGCTGGACGGCGCTTTCCTCGGCGGCTTACTGCTCCTTCCTGATTCCTGCCCTGCAGGTGTACCGCATAACAGTGAGCGGCGTCAAAGAACTTGCCATCCGCAACCTCTTTTTCTTTCTGGCTGCGATGCTGGTAAACCGGTTCGTGATGGAAAGCCGCCTCCAGGCCGAGCGCTACCGGCAGGTTGCCGATCAACTGAGGGAGACGAACAAGCAGCTCGAACAGGTGCAGGCGGAAGCCCGCCGGTCAGAGCGGCTGGCGGCACTGGGACAACTCAGCGCCGGACTTGCCCACGAAATTCGCAATCCGCTGGGCGTCATCAAGGGGTCCGCTGAAACGCTGGGCCGCAAACTTCCCACAGCAGATCCCGTGGCACGGGAACTCGCTGAGTACATTTCAAGCGAAGTAAACAGGTTGAATTCGCTGGTCAGCCGATTTCTCAGTTTCGCCAAGCCGCTGGAACTGAAAAAGCAGCCGGAAGACATTTCGCAGATTGTGGAGCACGCGCTCAAAGCGGCCCAGGAGCGCTGGCCCGGTTCCACGGTGCAAGTGGAGCGCGACTACTCGAGCGGGCTTCCAGCGGTGCCGGCTGACGCGGAACTCGCCGAGCAGGTCTTTAAGAACCTTGTCTTCAATGCCTACGAGGCCATGGAGCCCACCGGCGGCACGCTGCGGGTTGAGGTTTCAAAAGAATTCAGCGACGGCCGGCGCGGAGTGGAAATTGCTTTTTCCGACACCGGACCCGGAGTTCCTCAGGAACTGCGCGAGCAGATCTTTAATCCCTTTTTCACCACCAAGAGCAACGGCGTGGGGCTGGGACTTTCGATCGTTTCAAAAATTGTGGACGACCACGGCGGATGGATTCGCGTGGAACCGGGCAGGGAAAGCGGAGCCTGTTTCCGCGTGTTTCTCCCGGCGGAATGA